One genomic window of Melanotaenia boesemani isolate fMelBoe1 chromosome 20, fMelBoe1.pri, whole genome shotgun sequence includes the following:
- the LOC121630946 gene encoding uncharacterized protein LOC121630946 codes for MLLSFVLLCFLSESIATSTVENLPPLQVVATPDYPVAAGQRVHLLCSTPNVTAFVTWFWKHKEKPTWSDVGSDRELLLTEPEQSGVYRCYAKNRLSQISESPDHTVYIVSVQATVEGKLGLAAFVLSLVGLISIISGLIWMGCQKRSATLTASSAPVKGAAGPAVASKGGFPQAESDGDVYINYTSTNHAYTNLDPTNVTEVNLYSTLS; via the exons ATGCTGCTCAGCTTTGttctcctctgttttctgtcagagaGCATAG CAACCTCCACTGTAGAAAATCTGCCTCCcctgcaggtggtggccacACCAGATTACCCAGTTGCAGCAGGTCAAAGAGTCCACCTGCTCTGCAGCACTCCCAATGTAACAGCTTTTGTCACTTGGTTTTGGaagcacaaagaaaaaccaaCCTGGAGCGACGTGGGCAGTGATAGGGAACTGCTCCTCACTGAACCGGAGCAAAGTGGTGTGTACCGCTGCTATGCTAAGAATCGGTTATCTCAGATCAGCGAGAGCCCAGATCACACAGTCTATATCGTCTCAGTGCAAGCAACAG TGGAAGGAAAATTAGGATTAGCTGCCTTTGTCCTTTCTCTTGTGGGCTTGATAAGCATCATCTCTGGTCTTATCTGGATGGGCTGTCAGAAACGGAGTGCCACACTGACTGCGTCAAGCGCTCCAGTTAAAG GTGCTGCAGGACCTGCAGTAGCATCAAA GGGAGGTTTCCCACAAGCTGAAAGTGATGGAGATGTGTACATAAATTACACAAGCACTAACCACGCTTACACCAATCTCGATCCCACCAATGTTACTGAAGTAAATTTGTACTCAACTCTGTCATAA
- the LOC121630944 gene encoding platelet-activating factor receptor-like — protein MLGTSAPTVDPTPSNSTFLDSEFRYVLFPVIYSIIFILGFFANIYILFVLRCLRQTKAMREIHIYMTNLTIADLFFVCALPFWIGYYIRGGDWVYGRFMCQLTGSLFFINTYGTVLFLGAISLNRYWAVTKPLDAASSDHKCRGIVVCAAIWLFTVSATIPNWKTNSTHVDVENKNLTRCFEDYQNEDDYVKNNVAILHFLIIGMFFVVFFLVVVCNFLIAQALLTQKAPQAEVRSATVSPKKSRTMSSLGRRSRGVKRRALQMLFAVVAVFILCFLPHHIVQGPWTLTVLQIKDGWGHMDWGQETRQAINDAHQITLVLMSLNCILDPVVYYFATRKFKKLIVAHIKKCAKGEGCSSTVTTHVSPDSRDQI, from the coding sequence ATGCTGGGAACGTCTGCACCAACTGTGGACCCTACACCCAGCAACTCAACCTTCCTTGACTCAGAGTTTCGTTATGTGCTGTTTCCAGTCATctacagcatcatcttcatcctgggCTTCTTTGCGAACATCTACATACTATTTGTCCTGCGGTGCCTCCGTCAAACAAAGGCCATGAGAGAGATCCACATTTACATGACCAACCTGACCATTGCTGATCTCTTTTTTGTCTGTGCCCTTCCGTTCTGGATTGGTTATTATATTCGTGGGGGCGACTGGGTCTATGGAAGGTTTATGTGCCAGCTGACAGGCTCCTTGTTTTTCATTAACACCTATGGTACCGTCCTCTTCCTTGGAGCTATCAGCCTTAATCGATACTGGGCAGTCACAAAGCCACTGGATGCAGCTTCCTCAGATCACAAGTGTCGTGGGATCGTTGTGTGTGCCGCTATCTGGTTGTTCACTGTGTCTGCAACCATTCCAAACTGGAAAACAAATTCAACCCATGTTGacgtagaaaataaaaacttaactcGATGTTTTGAGGACTACCAGAATGAAGACGATTATGTCAAGAATAATGTAGCCATCCTTCATTTCTTAATAATTggaatgttttttgttgtctttttcctTGTGGTGGTCTGCAATTTCCTTATTGCTCAAGCGTTACTTACTCAGAAAGCTCCTCAGGCAGAAGTGCGATCTGCGACAGTCTCACCCAAAAAGTCCAGAACCATGTCGTCCTTAGGTCGAAGGTCCAGAGGAGTGAAACGGAGGGCTCTGCAGATGCTCTTTGCAGTGGTGGCAGTATTCATTCTTTGTTTCCTGCCGCACCATATAGTTCAAGGCCCCTGGACGTTGACAGTGCTGCAGATCAAAGATGGCTGGGGCCACATGGACTGGGGCCAAGAAACCCGTCAAGCAATTAATGATGCACATCAGATCACCTTGGTTCTTATGAGTCTCAATTGCATTTTGGATCCTGTGGTTTATTACTTTGCCACAAGAAAGTTTAAGAAATTAATTGTGGCCCATATTAAAAAGTGTGCAAAGGGAGAAGGATGCTCTTCTACAGTTACCACACATGTTTCTCCGGACAGCAGAGATCAGATTTAG